The Macadamia integrifolia cultivar HAES 741 chromosome 3, SCU_Mint_v3, whole genome shotgun sequence genome segment ACCAGCTTTAACTGCCCCCTTAAGATCTTTCGTCAATAAAATCTACCAACCCAAGAACTGatagaacagaaaaaaagaGTTACGTAAAAAGTTGGGTTGCTCTTTCTGTTGAAGAGTAATATAATAGAATAAATCATgtggaagaagggaaagaacaGGCAAAATAAAGATGATGTTAATTTAGTGGGGAACACAATGACCTTTAATTTCACTTGCTCTAAATTTCTAACGAGCGTGTAGCAAAGTTACAAGGGTATGAAAGCTATTGGTTTAGGAAAGTGTCTAGTAGTTGAATACATCAGAGAATTAAATCCAAGAATATAGGAACTTGACTAAACTGGATCTGTGAACTATGTACAGCATGCAAACTACATCAAACATCACAATTATATACTTCTTCCAAGTAAGCAAGAATTCACTATTAATTTCCTTAGGAAAAAATGTAACAGAAATATACAATTATGAAATTTCATAATAAAACTAAAGCTCCCAatggaataatataataaaaccctaaaatgtgGTAAGACTTTAGATTATGGACTTGTAGCAATTCCAGATTTATGTTGGATGCATGTCCAAATAATGGCACATTCCAATTCTAAGTACATGATATAAGACATGTGTCCAGACATGGAGGGTCCAACACTTATCCCACACCCATCTCATGTTGTGTTTTGTCCGACATGGCTGCTCAGGATAAAATGAAGAATTCATGTATCAGTAAAGTGTAATTGAAAACTGAGCTCAAGACTAGTCCCAATTCCTGAAGACTTAAGCTACAGTTGTCAGTCTAACATAATTCCTCCGACatcttgaaaatttttaaatatccaTTACTTTTACACATTGCTTAAGGATTCATTCAGACCAATTTAAGTTATCATTTCGGCTAGGATGACATCCCCATTAACTGAGGCAAAACTACTAGTGTCTTCCTCCATTTCATGCCAACCTaaactcccccctccccttttcccAAAAAGCTGTACCTGGACATTCAAGAACTTGACAACTCTCCAGGCCTAACATGCATGTGACATTATGCCACAAGTCCACAACCATATCCCATAATAGCAAATTAATAAATCTCAAACCCGATTGTACAACACAGTATGAGAATCTCTTATAGCAGATGTACAGAAAATCAATCAGTATAACTcttttaaaaaatgaaagagtTCATACAATTGCTTTGCGATTTTTAAATGAACATTTATATTTATAGCAAACTTAAGGAACCCAAAATGATCTGATTAACCACTTCCCATTTGTCCAACAGACCATAATAAAGGGGAGTATGGTCCCACAAAGTCCTACAGATTTGACATCCTTAGTTTCTCATAGCAATCTATTGACTGCCACTCTACAAATTTAGACCACTTCTATGGTCCAGTTTATTTCTTCATAAAGCAAATAGTATACTAATTACTTTCACTCCGGGAAGTTTAGTAAGATGGTCTCACAAGACCTCAATGTCCACAAATAAGCTTCATTTACTTCACCCAAGACCACTTCAAAAGGTGTAGCACAATCAAAGATTGATTACATCAGGCTACCCAATCCAGAGAAAGCAGAATTGGACTTCATTTTACCATTTGCATGAACATTTGGGCAAGAAGAACAAAAtaagttgaagaaaaaagaagtcgCATCTCGAGAACTGCCAAGCATATGCAACAATTCAACCACAGATGAACCACATAAGCAATTCACCTtaagaaatatataaaaatatgcaTTGGCACACAGCTAATAGCTAAATTGTAGAGCAGAACATGAAATCTAGATTCACAAAAGCCATACCTCTGCTGTAAACCTTTGCAACAACAAAGAAGCATCTGCTCTAGCATTTACAAAACGCCACTGCAATTGCCGGTTATATAGAAGCCTCAACAGGTGCGCATCAACAATTCGGTTTTCCCCTAGCTTCCCTCTCCGGACATCAGCAGCAAAACTGAGAATGGAAGGCATGTTTCCCGAATTACTCAAGGAGCTCGCTGCAGCCGCCGCATTCCTTGCTCGAGATGGACTGGGCATGCCCCTCGAGGGAGAAGAAGTCGAAGATGTCATAAACTTACTTGGGGATGCAGGTCGGGGGGAACCTCGGATAGGCGATGACAATGCCCTGCCACTCCCAGTTGAGACTGTTCGTGGAGACGATGTTGGACTCTCAGTTAATGACTTCTTGGATAAGATGAGCTTCTGTGTGGCGGCAGCTGCTGTCCTTGAACCAGTGCTCGTGGACAATGGTGAACCTGGGTCTTGCAGACGCCGCAACCGGCTGTTGGTCTCCTGCCAAAACCTTGCAGGTACACTGATGCCACGAGGCCCGCTTCTCGCTCTAGAAATACCACTGCATTCCTGTGCACCCGAAGTGCTCCCTGAGGAGACACTCTCTGTATCCGACGCAGTGAGGTCGGACGGCGCCGCAAAGCCATTATAATCTGCATCCAGTGCACGCTGAACCGACTTCACCAAGTCCGTATTGCCTGAACCCTGATGCAATCTTCCATCAAACGATGCTCTCCGACCCTCGTCAATCATCGACTTCTGTAGTGCCCTTACCACCGCCCCAGATCCAATCAGTTTCTTCTTCTCACCTGTACAATCCAGACTTCTAGTCAGAGGATCCACTAGTCGGGTTCTTGCCGGCCAACGTTGCTGATCGATAGGCTTGGAATTTTCCGTCTGATCTCGACCACCGCGACCATCGACCTTGCCTCTCAATGGCGTAGCAGTCTTCCTCCGCTCCGGTGTAACCTTCCTCGCATTGCTCAAATTCGGCGAGGGCACCGCCTTCGTCTTACTaataggaagagagaaagacTCCCCTTGAAAAGAAACCGACAAGCTCCGCGTCGAAGTGAAGAGAGTCTTGGCAGCCATCGATACTTCAGTGGCATTGCCGGTTCTCGACTCGGGCAGCGGCGTAGTAGGTCGAGGAGTCGCGGGCCTTCTCCGCTCCACCGATTGCGACCGTTTGATCATCGATTGAGCCGTCGCCGGTAACGGAGTATTTGCAGAGGTCGACCTCGAAACAACAGGAGAAGGGCATCGCctagaggaagaggaggaagtagTTGAAGTTGAGGTCGAAGTCGAAGGGGAACGATACCTAGAAGTAATTTCTCTCGATTTGGGTCTCCGTGAACCAACAACGCCATTGTCTCTCTCGGAAGGCAGCAGAGGGGGCCTTGTTGGGTTCAGATTACTCTCTACTTGCTGTGACGACGTTTTGGGGTTAGCAGTAGAAGCAGTTCCAGAAATAGTAACCACCATCATCAGATGGAATGAAGAAACTCCTCAATCCTCACATCTCCTCTCCCATGGACAAAATTACTCCCAAATCCTACTCTTCCCCATCTCTTCCCCCATCCATCACctcaaaaaacccccaaaaaagataaaaatactaagaaaacccagaagAACTAGAAGACCCAGAAAGCAGTTCTGGAAAACCCAACATTTGTTAGTAGTAGAAAAGAAAGTCTTTCTGTGGGTTTGGTTCTTGCTGCTTTTGGAAGCTATTAATAGTTAATAGGAATAAAAGGATAAACGAATCAAAGTTAAGACATCGCTAAGTGAGTTTTGATGAAAATGTATCTCTCTCAGAGAGATATTAGGCTGATAGAGGCTCTTATTAGGAAGAAATGGTGGCGGTTACGCTTTCCGGCGAGGATCTGCGCCGGAATGGGAGCGAAGCGAGAGACTCCTACAGGCGCAAGGAAGCTTGGGAAGCACAAATGTCGGCCCAAAttgattttgtgttttttgaaATTCTTATAATATTAATTAATGCTTAACCTGCATGCTTAGGAACGGATTTTCATAGAGAAAGGATTCCAATCCAAGGCTTTGACGTTTTGGGTTCCCAGGATCTTCTCCCATTATTCTTAAATATTTAATCTTAAATGTGATTCGCGAATGGCGGAGACTTGAGGCGTTTGGGTTACAGAGAGacaagggaggggggggggggttagaaCTTCACTGTTGTTGCACATTCCTTCTAGTGTGTTATAGTGTGGTTAGGTTGATGTTGAATCTATGTTTTCTTTCATCAATGATGAAGATAGAATCTTCTAATCCATAAGTTGTGATTGTATCATATGAGTATGGAGTAagatcaagttttctttcacccatagtgaaaaaaaaaactcttagtCTATAGTTCAATTGTTGGATGAGTCTTAGAGaatggatccggctcctctccaatgTATGGGTGGCCGACAGCTGGGAAGACTTAGGGGTATGTATTCATGTATCAGGATGTGTGTTTGGGCACCCCCAGGTCTTTTCAGTCATCGGATGCCACATTGGTTGTCCAACATATTGGAGATGATCTTTTTCCTCCTAGAATAGTGTCAAAGGGCATTCGGATTTCATACACTAAGCAGGTAAAGTGAATAATGACACACAATGGCTAGATTCACGGTAAAGAAAATGTTCACCTATGTGttatattgttttctttttgggcCTCACCTATGTGttatattgttttctttttggcGATGGTGCTAGTTAGGATCCATGCAAGATAGGTGTGGAGTATTGTTCTAGTTTTACCATTTGAATACTCGAATTAGTAATTTTCGCCTACTCTTGATTATACTTATGATTTGGAATAGAATGACTTCTTCTAATACCACGAAGGGAATTTATTCTCAATAGAGGAATCTCCTCATTTTGGTATATTCACAAAAATTTCATGGGACAAAAGTAATGAATTTAAGTCTCAAAATAATGAACATTAAAACTTCTAGGTTCCTTTTGAGGTATATCACATCGAAATACTCAAATTGGATTCCTGGtcaattttcaagttttgtCATAAATACTAGATATACAGGCTTATGTGCTACAACAAGCAAGAAGCCAAATGCACCCATATGGAATCGAAGATAAGAATGGCATTCCTTAGAACCTAAACTctccttaaaaaatatatataaataaataacaataataataataataatttggtaAACATgacaggaaaagaaaaggagagttcatcttaaataaattgattaaattgaaaacaaaaataaaattttattaaattaaaaaaaattttaaataaacaaacaaCAAAATTTAGAACCAAAATGACGTAAAAAGTAAACAAAGGGATGAAGCTGCCTTATGGATGTAAAAGGGTACTTCTCTTTTATAGTTTCGTGGATAACTCCACTTCAAAACCATGAGCAGTTGAGGGTCCACAATTGATAACACTCATAATCTATAAATTTATTCCtcctttctctgtctctctatATATGAGTGAACATCAAAACTACTCATACAACCAATACTATTCAGGAATCGTACTTTCGGTGAATTGGCTATCAAATACTGATAACACTTGACAAAGATAATAGTCAACTAATACTGCATGCATTTTAGtcaactattattattttttttttggttttttgatcTACCTCTCTAAGTTGTCCCATACTCCCATGTTCCACGGGACTTTGAGTACAACTATTAGAGGGTGGGAGGGGGAAAATGTGCCTTTAAGCACAAGGCGATACCAGTAGAGTTCAATCTGTGACTTCCTATGAGCTTATACTTGACCAATTAactgtttctaattttttatattattatctatAAATTAGTATGCTTTTATAATTGTTGTAAATATTACATATACATCGTAGTGAAGCAATTAACTTTCCCTCTATATATGTAGTGTCTATAGTACAACCAatctaaatatgattaaaagagagagaaatcaagAAGCTATTGAATTATAACCCGACCAAGAGATCTAGGTAATGACATGGATTCTATTAGGCTTCTTCAATCCATCGTGTATCATACTTTGGAGGTTACTATTGTAAGTCTACCTCATGATGTTTATTATAGTTTAGGGTGGAGTTTCCTTTACCCACTGAGAAGATATTCTGATGGCCAATATTGTGTTTAGATGGGACTCTAAGGAACAATCAAGGATATTTTGGACCTTCAACATACAGGGGGTGAATAATTATGACTCTCGATCCATGGGTGTTCTCTTCACTatggtgaaggaaaattgtCACATATGACTAATGACTTTGAGTGAAATTTAACCCATCTTTCACTTTGAACTAATtgattttcttaaagaagatggagaatagTATTGCTCAACAATTATACCTCAATCACGTTTGGCATCACTTTTCTCTTGCTCGCATTGCCTAATATTAAGCACATTTAAACTTATAGGGTGTGAGAGAAGTCGTCTATAGGTGTCAAGAGTAACAATGATCAAGATAACgttattatattaataaaacaatatttttaattttaaaaataaatattttcttcaaattttatattaaatattagtaaattatttttttccaatccatacatattcatccaaaaaaataataatatcacAAAAAATATGTTATGACGGAACAAATGCAGTAAGGTAACACTAAAATCCAtcctttctcattttttctcttccttgctTTCAATGGGTTTTGCTCCATCTGTATGGTATGTATCAATCCACCTTTAGTTCCTTCTGGGTTTGGGCCATAGTGGTCTACGTTATTAAACTTTAtacaatcatcatcatcatcgtcaacATAAATTGGCTGTCCTCACTTATCAAAGTCAGTGGTTAGTAGGCCATTGATTTGAATGGTAATGTGTCCACAGCCTTTCATCCATTGTGGTTGAAGCATTGGTATTAAAATTTTGCCACTAATTGATGCATTACATATAGGATCGAGTTTTCCTTAAATCATGGTGAAGGGGGAAAATCTTGACCGTGACAAAGCTTCAGATGTGGAAGGCATCGAAAATATATTTTGGGAAACCTTCACATGAGGTGGAGGGAACTTTCTCCTTATATTttcctcaaattttttattttttttaatttatttttgtcttACTGTATTGAACATAAAATGCCAGACtgaattttccttcacccatgacAAATGAAGAATTCCTTCACCATGGGCATCGGTGGTGTCAATAAACAAGGGGGAGGATAGGTCCAACTTCATCaataggagggagggagggtgAAAGTGTAATAATAACTTAAGAATCCAATAATGGGGTCATTCACCATTGTGGGGAAGGAATTCTTCCTTTTATAAAGGTGAAGGAAATCTTTAACCTAAAATATCCATAAGTAAAATAAAGTTAGAAAGTTTTTACTTCTATAGTTTTTTATTCGATTTTCTTATGAATTTTAATATAAATGAGGGAAAGTATCTACGCAACCCCGGTCTATTGATATTTTcacacacattctctctctctctctctccatagatTCATAACTCGCCCCTCCCATGCACCCGAATGAGGACTAGGGCATGGGAAACCCTACCCGTAGAACAATAAGTTTTATCATATtccatctttttattttgacaAGATAGACACTGGAATTAAAAGTTCCATTTTAATATCATTTTTTAACTTCCATCCAATTTACGTAGAAATAAACAGAGCCTACTAGGGATGAACTTTTAGCTAAGTGGCAGGCTATTAGGTAATTAGACTCTAGCATAAGCCCGAGGAAGATTACTAGTTGCACCCTCAAAGCCCACACTTTCTTAAAATAGTAGTAGCTAGTAGTTGTAGTATTGAAAATAGCGTGGCTGAATGGGCCCCTTACTAGCCCCTCCATGGGTCTTGTTTCACCCCCTTGCGGTTTTCTATGTGCCCAATAAGTGGGTCTTGCCCAACCTAACCCTTGAActagcaacaaaaaaaaaaaaaaaaatcaaaaaaaaaaaaaaaaaaatcattcacaaaatcatggtttggtttATACTCGTAAGTCACTTTATTTTAACTCCTAATGAATAAAAGCAAAGatggtttttagaaaaaaaggggggggggggcgaaGGAGGGATAAGGAAATTATAAGAAAGGATTTCTTGTGTCAGCCCTTGATTAGAACAAGATTTTCCATCATTTTGAGTTTAATAGTAGTGGTGAAGTATCGTAACTGTGTAATCCAAAGCTAATCAACCAAATTTATCATCctattttttctcaatttcaattgattggttcatcaccccccaccccaccccacacacatccaccccccaaaaaaaaaaaaaacactcattTTGCATAATTCACTGTTATCAGAAAATGATAGTGATATTGTGATGActtgaatcataaatgaatttataTGGATATGGCTTTCTCACAAGGGAGTAATCCAAGTAACCAATAAATCACAGTTACATGGCTTATGATGAAGGCACAAATGAAAGCCATAGATCAATTTCCCCAGCCTTCCTAAGATTAAAGTGACAATGGAAAATAATCATAACACTAATTAATGGACAGCTCACCTTAAAGTACTATAAAAGG includes the following:
- the LOC122073933 gene encoding QWRF motif-containing protein 2-like produces the protein MMVVTISGTASTANPKTSSQQVESNLNPTRPPLLPSERDNGVVGSRRPKSREITSRYRSPSTSTSTSTTSSSSSRRCPSPVVSRSTSANTPLPATAQSMIKRSQSVERRRPATPRPTTPLPESRTGNATEVSMAAKTLFTSTRSLSVSFQGESFSLPISKTKAVPSPNLSNARKVTPERRKTATPLRGKVDGRGGRDQTENSKPIDQQRWPARTRLVDPLTRSLDCTGEKKKLIGSGAVVRALQKSMIDEGRRASFDGRLHQGSGNTDLVKSVQRALDADYNGFAAPSDLTASDTESVSSGSTSGAQECSGISRARSGPRGISVPARFWQETNSRLRRLQDPGSPLSTSTGSRTAAAATQKLILSKKSLTESPTSSPRTVSTGSGRALSSPIRGSPRPASPSKFMTSSTSSPSRGMPSPSRARNAAAAASSLSNSGNMPSILSFAADVRRGKLGENRIVDAHLLRLLYNRQLQWRFVNARADASLLLQRFTAEKNLCNAWVTTSELRNSVTVKKIKLQLQRQNLKLTSILKGQMTYLEEWALLDRDHSSSVSGAIEALKASTLRLPVVGGAKADIQNVKDAVGSAVDVMQAMASSICSLLSKVEEVNYLAAELANLTAQERALLDQCRDLLSTLAALQVKDCSLRTHILQLKRVPSNLTTEV